The following proteins are encoded in a genomic region of Coffea eugenioides isolate CCC68of chromosome 6, Ceug_1.0, whole genome shotgun sequence:
- the LOC113775007 gene encoding kinesin-like protein KIN-5C — MSSRHEKEKGVNVQVLLRCRPFSEDELRNNAPQVVTCHDYQREVSVSQSIAGKHFDRVFTFDKVFGPSAQQKDLYDQAVVPIVNEVLEGFNCTIFAYGQTGTGKTYTMEGECKRSKSGPNGELPPEAGVIPRAVKQIFDTLESQNAEYSVKVTFLELYNEEITDLLAPDDLSKVALEDKQKKQLPLMEDGKGGVLVRGLEEEIVTSASEIFTLLERGSAKRRTAETLLNKQSSRSHSLFSITIHIKEATPEGEELIKCGKLNLVDLAGSENISRSGAREGRAREAGEINKSLLTLGRVINALVEHLGHIPYRDSKLTRLLRDSLGGRTKTCIIATVSPAVHCLEETLSTLDYAHRAKNIKNKPEVNQKMMKSTLIKDLYGEIDRLKAEVHAAREKNGVYIPKERYYQEESERKAMADQIEQMGITIENHQKQLEELQARYDAQVQECLDLRTKLESTQKDLYRTTKLLAITEEELRRSQYTLEERDYYISEQKKAENALAHQACVLRANLEKALQDNASLLAKIAREDKLIADNRFAVNNFQSELAQQVSSLCRMVTGSISQQNDHIECVDKLCHSFLESHEKAMADIKKKLSASKASFISHFEAMQNVVRLHGATSNAALEEISALAASDADSTEEFLAADSVEAKSVFDKLQDTLSIHQGEMAHFARELRQRFNAGVEHLTSTSDGIHGFLEKLMEESKRLERHASQIDEVQTNSIAEFQKAYEEQSRSNAEQLIADMTTLVSTHIQRQKELVDARLVNLRETVTGNKTFLDGHISLVDGITTETKRKWQDYFMQAENDIKDSADFSAAKHCRMELLFQESVSTTQAAIKRWEKAQESVTEMSSQHVTKMASLVRNLCDGNEQHLSEIDSARIAAEVDVVRSNEDTIQCFNGMSEQERRSVSEILTASRAHSETLEKLQNDHNMQSAVIGQKANEAFNEQHMDYEPTGTTPTRSEPDVPSKSSIEALRAMPMDTLLEEFRENHSYESFRRKEAKPSLIPRSPLSQIN, encoded by the exons ATGTCGAGTCGGCATGAGAAAGAAAAAGGTGTTAATGTTCAGGTCCTTCTTCGTTGCAG GCCGTTTAGTGAGGACGAATTGAGGAACAATGCACCCCAGGTTGTGACCTGCCACGATTATCAGAGAGAGGTTTCAGTGTCGCAGAGTATTGCTGGGAAGCATTTTGATAGGGTTTTTACTTTTGACAAG GTTTTTGGTCCATCAGCTCAGCAGAAAGATCTTTATGACCAAGCAGTTGTCCCAATTGTCAATGAAGTTCTGGAGGGTTTTAACTGTACCATATTTGCTTATGGGCAAACTGGGACTGGTAAAACTTACACCATGGAAGGTGAATGTAAGAGGTCCAAG AGTGGCCCTAATGGTGAATTGCCTCCGGAGGCTGGTGTAATACCGAGGGCTGTAAAGCAAATATTTGATACACTGGAGTCACAGAATGCAGAATACAGCGTTAAAGTAACATTCCTGGAGCTGTATAATGAGGAAATTACTGATCTGCTAGCCCCTGATGATTTGTCTAAAGTTGCTTTGGAGGACAAGCAGAAAAAGCAATTGCCACTCATGGAAGATGGGAAAGGAGGAGTTCTTGTGCGAGGACTTGAAGAGGAAATTGTGACTAGTGCCAGTGAGATTTTTACTTTACTTGAGAGGGGGTCTGCAAAACGTCGTACCGCAGAAACCTTATTAAACAAACAATCTAG TCGGTCGCATTCTCTCTTTTCCATAACGATACACATCAAGGAAGCAACCCCTGAAGGTGAAGAACTCATAAAATGTGGAAAGCTTAACTTAGTTGATTTAGCTGGTTCCGAAAACATTTCAAGGTCTGGTGCCAGGGAG GGTCGTGCAAGAGAAGCTggagaaataaataaaagtctACTTACACTGGGACGAGTAATCAATGCTCTTGTGGAGCATCTAGGGCATATTCCCTACAG GGACAGCAAGCTTACACGTTTACTTCGTGACTCATTGGGAGGAAGAACTAAAACGTGCATCATTGCCACAGTCTCACCTGCTGTACATTGTCTTGAAGAGACCTTAAGCACACTGGACTATGCCCACAGGGCAAAGAACATAAAGAATAAGCCTGAG GTTAATCAGAAAATGATGAAATCCACCCTCATTAAGGACCTTTATGGTGAAATTGACCGGCTTAAAGCAG AGGTTCATGCTGCACGTGAGAAAAATGGAGTTTACATACCGAAAGAGCGTTATTATCAGGAAGAGAGTGAGAGGAAG GCAATGGCAGATCAAATTGAACAAATGGGAATAACAATAGAAAACCATCAGAAG CAACTTGAGGAATTGCAAGCTAGATACGATGCTCAAGTTCAAGAGTGCTTAGACTTGAGGACGAAGCTAGAGAGTACCCAG AAAGATTTGTACAGAACCACCAAATTGTTGGCTATTACAGAAGAAGAGTTGCGAAGATCCCAATATACTCTTGAGGAACGAGACTATTATATATCTGAACAGAAGAAAGCGG AAAATGCACTGGCTCATCAAGCATGTGTCTTGCGGGCTAATTTGGAGAAAGCTCTTCAGGATAATGCTTCATTATTAGCAAAAATTG CTAGAGAGGACAAATTGATTGCTGACAACCGGTTCGCTGTGAACAACTTTCAATCTGAGCTTGCACAGCAAGTTAGTTCCCTCTGTAGAATGGTAACTGGATCAATTTCCCAGCAAAATGACCACATAGAGTGTGTTGATAAACTCTGTCATTCTTTTCTTGAGTCACATGAAAAG GCTATGGCAGATATTAAGAAAAAGTTAAGTGCCTCAAAGGCTTCGTTTATCTCCCACTTTGAGGCTATGCAAAATGTTGTTCGACTGCATGGAGCTACATCGAATGCTGCTTTAGAGGAAATATCAGCTTTGGCTGCTTCTGATGCAGATTCTACTGAAGAA TTCTTAGCTGCAGATTCTGTTGAAGCAAAGTCAGTTTTTGACAAGCTTCAGGATACACTATCTATACACCAAGGGGAAATGGCACATTTTGCGAGGGAACTTCGCCAG AGGTTTAATGCTGGTGTTGAGCATTTGACAAGTACGTCGGATGGCATACATGGCTTCCTTGAAAAACTCATGGAAGAATCTAAAAGGCTTGAAAGACATGCATCTCAGATTGATGAAGTTCAGACAAACAGTATTGCTGAATTTCAGAAGGCTTATGAG GAACAATCCAGGTCTAATGCAGAGCAGCTCATTGCTGATATGACAACACTGGTTTCCACACACATACAGCGTCAAAAAGAGCTG GTAGATGCAAGACTTGTCAATCTTAGGGAGACAGTTActggaaataaaacatttttggatGGGCACATTTCTTTGGTGGATGGTATTACTacagaaacaaaaagaaagtgGCAGGATTATTTCATGCAGGCTGAGAATGATATAAAAGATAGTGCTGACTTTTCTGCAGCTAAACATTGTCGGATGGAGTTACTTTTTCAGGAGAG TGTATCGACTACTCAAGCAGCAATCAAGAGGTGGGAGAAAGCACAGGAATCCGTTACTGAGATGAGCAGTCAACATGTCACTAAAATGGCTTCACTTGTTAG GAATCTCTGTGACGGTAATGAGCAACATTTGTCTGAGATAGACTCTGCAAGAATTGCAGCTGAAGTGGATGTAGTCAGATCCAATGAAGACACAATCCAATGCTTTAATG GCATGTCAGAGCAAGAGAGGAGGTCTGTATCTGAAATTCTGACAGCTTCAAGAGCTCATTCTGAGACGCTTGAGAAACTTCAGAATGATCATAATATGCAGTCTGCCGTAATAGGACAAAAGGCTAATGAAGCCTTCAATGAGCAGCATATG GATTATGAACCAACGGGCACAACACCAACGCGGTCAGAGCCAGATGTTCCTAGCAAGAGTAGTATTGAAGCACTTCGGGCCATGCCGATGGATACCCTTCTGGAGGAATTTCGGGAAAACCATTCATATGAATCTTTTCGAAGAAAAGAAGCAAAGCCGTCTCTTATTCCACGCTCCCCTCTGTCACAGATCAATTAA